A single Lolium perenne isolate Kyuss_39 chromosome 6, Kyuss_2.0, whole genome shotgun sequence DNA region contains:
- the LOC127306240 gene encoding MYB-like transcription factor ODO1, with amino-acid sequence MGRQPCCAKVGLKKGPWTAEEDQKLVAFLLSHGHCCWRLVPKLAGLLRCGKSCRLRWTNYLRPDLKRGLLSDDEEKLVIDLHAELGNRWSKIAARLPGRTDNEIKNHWNTHIRKKLKKMGLDPVTHQPVVPCATRPDDPVEDLLPDPDHAHCDEPPKASSQEPAGSGADEDEDAEPKQGATCSASSASAAVSPSSCSSSSASASVATPGGADAVDWPDPFDLLQVDALIDMDWASIFSGSGGGGDIGVDLFDHCSDVAFDQEVWM; translated from the exons ATGGGCAGGCAGCCGTGCTGCGCGAAGGTGGGCCTGAAGAAGGGGCCGTGGACGGCGGAGGAGGACCAGAAGCTCGTCGCCTTCCTCCTCTCGCACGGCCATTGCTGCTGGAGGCTCGTCCCCAAGCTCGCCGGGCTGCTCCGGTGCGGCAAGAGCTGCCGCCTCCGCTGGACCAACTACCTGCGCCCCGACCTCAAGCGCGGCctcctctccgacgacgaggagAAGCTCGTCATTGATCTCCACGCGGAGCTCGGCAACAG ATGGTCCAAGATCGCGGCGCGGCTGCCCGGGAGGACGGACAACGAGATCAAGAACCACTGGAACACCCACATCAGGAAGAAGCTCAAGAAGATGGGCCTCGACCCCGTCACCCACCAGCCGGTCGTCCCCTGCGCCACCCGCCCCGATGATCCCGTCGAGGACCTGCTGCCGGATCCCGACCACGCGCACTGCGACGAGCCGCCCAAGGCTTCGTCTCAAGAACCGGCCGGCTCCGGCGCCGACGAAGACGAGGACGCGGAGCCGAAGCAGGGCGCCACCTGCTCTGCCTCCTCCGCGTCTGCTGCCGTATCGccgtcctcctgctcctcctcgtcCGCCTCAGCCTCCGTCGCGACGCCCGGCGGCGCGGACGCCGTGGACTGGCCCGACCCCTTCGACCTCCTCCAGGTCGACGCCCTCATCGACATGGACTGGGCCAGCATCTTCTCCGGCagcggcggaggcggcgacatTGGCGTCGATCTCTTCGACCATTGCTCCGACGTCGCCTTCGACCAGGAAGTGTGGATGTGA